A single window of Longimicrobiales bacterium DNA harbors:
- a CDS encoding SusC/RagA family TonB-linked outer membrane protein, producing MGKRFVLLLLAMLLGAAAPSEAVAQDRRISGVVRAAPDQPIPAAEVSVVGSARAPVLTDEQGRFSISVPAGDARLQVRAFGYSRGEIAVPAGQAAVEITLQQDVFNLDELVVTGQATAIERRSATTSIAYVSGEDIQNVPAPSVLNALSGKITGVNLQTNSGAPGGGIQMQVRGNATLLGGFDPLYVVDGIIYSNASIPSGRGFANAAASVEQEADAVNRIADLNPADIESIEVLKGAAASSIYGSKASNGVVVITTKRGQAGAPRVNLTQRIGFAAPLKLLDTRAWTRDAAVERYGEEAAEYFGDRDAVYYDNFEAVYDQRDLSYETLADVRGGTEETRYYVAGSIKRESGTERNTGAGMQSLRANVDQRLGDDINVQFSSAYTRNENDRGWNNNCNNYGCHGYALAYIPGFLDLRVKNADGTYPEPPFGPQSNPLQLTELGVNHEETNRFTGGVNVSWDAFASDRQSLRIVGGGGLDTFDQANNVWSPNELFFERGQALPGEAIESGGRSLFWNWNLNGIHTWTTSGFTATTSAGVQYEDRRLNTFLIRTQNLLPGERNVNRGTNTTVDEELTQERTIALYLQEGVRLFDERLLVQAGLRAERSSVNGDTDKYFVFPKAAASYRFLDLLGEGSEVKLRAAYGETGNQPLFGQKFTTLTTPQLGGQQGLVVSTISGWEDVEPERLKEFEAGIDGFLMDGRLSWELTGFTRNTTNLLLQRVPAPSSGFTTQIFNGGKIRNQGIEAALGYTPIVTDNVMWVTRGTFTRYTSEVLDLAGLPAFFPAGSGFGNLGRTRIEVGQPITQIVGFGYENGERSEDLVQLGNSAPDFRVGWVNDVSYGPVRVNAVVDWQQGGDVINLSRYLMDSANNSEDFGTPAFEARRVARQAGSIQPYIEDASFVKLREVSVMFDVNPDLLGPLQFGARSLSLGLVGRNLAMWTDYSGLDPEVANFGAQAVRSNLDIAPYPPARSFYLSVSLGY from the coding sequence GTGGGCAAACGTTTCGTGCTGCTGTTGCTCGCCATGCTGCTCGGTGCTGCCGCACCGTCGGAGGCGGTGGCGCAGGACCGCAGGATCAGCGGTGTGGTGCGGGCAGCACCCGACCAGCCGATTCCGGCGGCGGAAGTTTCGGTCGTCGGATCCGCGCGGGCACCCGTGCTCACCGATGAGCAGGGCCGCTTCTCGATTTCCGTTCCGGCCGGCGACGCGCGACTCCAGGTCCGCGCGTTCGGCTACTCGCGCGGCGAGATCGCGGTGCCGGCCGGCCAGGCCGCAGTCGAAATCACACTGCAGCAGGACGTCTTCAACCTGGACGAGCTGGTCGTCACCGGTCAGGCAACCGCGATCGAGCGTCGCAGTGCGACAACATCGATTGCGTACGTTTCGGGCGAGGACATCCAGAACGTGCCGGCGCCGTCGGTGCTCAATGCGCTGAGCGGCAAGATCACGGGCGTGAACCTGCAGACGAACTCGGGCGCACCGGGCGGCGGCATCCAGATGCAGGTGCGCGGCAACGCGACGCTGCTCGGCGGCTTCGACCCGCTCTACGTCGTTGACGGGATCATCTATTCCAACGCGAGCATCCCGAGCGGGCGCGGCTTCGCGAACGCGGCGGCGAGCGTCGAGCAGGAGGCGGACGCGGTGAACCGCATCGCCGACCTGAATCCCGCCGACATCGAGAGCATCGAGGTGCTGAAGGGCGCCGCGGCGTCGTCGATCTACGGCTCCAAGGCGTCCAACGGCGTCGTTGTGATCACGACCAAGCGAGGCCAGGCCGGCGCGCCGCGCGTCAACCTGACGCAGCGCATCGGCTTCGCGGCACCGCTGAAGCTGCTGGACACGCGTGCATGGACGCGCGACGCAGCGGTGGAACGGTACGGTGAAGAGGCGGCCGAGTACTTCGGCGATCGTGATGCCGTTTACTACGACAATTTCGAGGCCGTGTACGACCAGCGGGATCTGTCATACGAGACGCTCGCGGACGTGCGCGGCGGTACGGAGGAAACGCGCTACTACGTGGCAGGCTCGATCAAGCGCGAGTCCGGCACGGAGCGCAACACGGGCGCAGGGATGCAGAGCCTGCGTGCGAACGTCGACCAGCGCCTGGGCGACGACATCAACGTGCAGTTCTCGAGCGCGTACACGCGCAACGAGAACGACCGCGGCTGGAACAACAACTGCAACAACTACGGCTGCCACGGTTACGCGCTCGCCTACATCCCGGGCTTCCTCGACCTGCGCGTGAAGAACGCGGACGGCACGTATCCCGAGCCGCCCTTCGGCCCGCAGTCGAACCCGCTGCAGCTCACCGAGCTCGGCGTGAACCACGAGGAGACGAACCGCTTCACCGGCGGCGTGAACGTCAGCTGGGATGCGTTCGCCTCGGATCGCCAGTCGCTGCGCATCGTCGGCGGCGGCGGTCTCGACACGTTCGACCAGGCCAACAACGTCTGGTCGCCGAACGAGCTGTTCTTCGAGCGCGGCCAGGCGCTGCCGGGCGAGGCGATCGAGAGCGGTGGGCGCAGCCTCTTCTGGAACTGGAACCTGAACGGCATCCACACCTGGACGACCAGCGGATTCACGGCCACGACGTCGGCAGGTGTGCAGTACGAGGACCGCCGACTCAACACGTTCCTCATCCGCACGCAGAACCTGCTGCCGGGCGAGCGCAACGTGAACCGCGGCACGAACACGACCGTGGACGAGGAGCTCACGCAGGAGCGCACGATCGCGCTCTACCTGCAGGAGGGTGTGCGGCTGTTCGACGAGCGGCTGCTGGTGCAGGCGGGCCTGCGCGCCGAGCGCAGCAGCGTGAACGGCGATACGGACAAGTACTTCGTCTTCCCGAAGGCCGCGGCGTCCTACCGCTTCCTCGATCTGCTGGGTGAGGGCAGTGAAGTGAAGCTGCGCGCCGCGTACGGCGAGACCGGCAACCAGCCGCTGTTCGGCCAGAAGTTCACGACGCTCACCACGCCGCAGCTGGGCGGGCAGCAGGGCCTGGTCGTATCCACGATCTCCGGGTGGGAAGACGTCGAGCCGGAACGCCTGAAGGAGTTCGAGGCCGGCATCGACGGCTTCCTGATGGACGGTCGCCTCTCCTGGGAGCTGACCGGCTTCACGCGCAACACCACGAACCTGCTGCTGCAGCGGGTGCCGGCGCCGTCGTCCGGCTTCACGACGCAGATCTTCAACGGCGGCAAGATCCGCAACCAGGGGATCGAGGCGGCCCTCGGCTACACGCCGATCGTGACCGACAACGTGATGTGGGTGACGCGCGGGACGTTCACGCGCTACACCAGCGAGGTGCTCGACCTGGCCGGTCTGCCGGCGTTCTTCCCGGCGGGATCGGGGTTCGGCAACCTCGGCCGCACGCGCATCGAGGTCGGCCAGCCGATCACGCAGATCGTCGGGTTCGGCTACGAGAACGGTGAGCGTAGCGAGGATCTCGTTCAGCTCGGCAACAGCGCACCCGACTTCCGCGTCGGCTGGGTGAACGACGTTTCCTACGGTCCCGTGCGCGTCAACGCGGTCGTCGACTGGCAGCAGGGTGGCGACGTGATCAACCTGTCGCGCTACCTGATGGACTCGGCGAACAACTCCGAGGACTTCGGCACACCGGCCTTCGAGGCGCGGCGCGTTGCGCGCCAGGCAGGTTCGATCCAGCCGTACATCGAGGATGCGAGCTTCGTCAAGCTGCGTGAGGTATCGGTCATGTTCGACGTGAACCCCGACCTGCTCGGACCGCTGCAGTTCGGCGCACGCTCGCTCAGCCTCGGCCTCGTCGGCCGCAACCTCGCGATGTGGACGGACTACTCCGGCCTGGATCCCGAAGTCGCGAACTTCGGCGCCCAGGCAGTGCGCAGCAACCTCGACATCGCGCCCTATCCGCCGGCGCGCAGCTTCTACCTGAGCGTTTCCCTGGGGTACTGA
- a CDS encoding efflux RND transporter permease subunit, with translation MKSFTDTFIRHPVLAIVVNLVIVLVGWRALQALPVQQYPQTESTQVVITTVYFGASAETVRGFLTTPIERAVSAISGIDHIESTSRAGVSTVTVRLKLNHDATAALAEVTARLQQVRSELPPDAEPPTVDVQRADRPYATFYLSFSSRERSIPQVTDYLMRTVQPQFSTVQGVQKVSIEGGQQIAMRVWIDPSRLAALNLAPGDIYAALQRNNYLAAVGQTKGDEVQVNLLANTDLRTVEEFEQLVVAERDGAVVRLRDVARVELGAEEAEFVAKFNHDEAVYLGVYPLVGANEIEVAHRLYEQMEQMQASLPPDIEMQMAYDGTTFMQDAIAEISKTLAETMLIVGFVVFMFMGSIRTAIVPLVAMPVSLIGATIVMLAFGFSLNLLTILAIVLAVGLVVDDAIVVVENVERHIELGKSRVQAAIDGARELVGPIIAMTITLATVYTPIGFQGGLTGALFLEFAITLAAAVVVSGFVALTLSPVMSSKFLKEHGGQGRLTRLVNRGFDAVRERYTGLLDGALEMRWAIVAASLLIALAAWPMYTMSRKELAPIEDQGHISLFMQASPDASLPAVNAASHEVVATMTSLPEARFMWSLAAPWGAFGGMDAKHWTERERSTEEMYGEVYGRVSQIPSLQVFPRLDPPLPTPGQYDVELVLQSDVPPEQMLETVGAIIGAGFQSGMFLYVDTDLKIDLPEARVVLDRDEIADLGLDLATVGRELGTLLGGGYVNRFNYFDRSYKVIPQINLEDRATVAAALDLKIPTPSGAMVPVSSFARIETSAAPRTLNRFQQRNAVRVFGGVMPGVTKDEGLQVLENAALAAAGPGVTIDYAGESRQIRHEGSALTQTLGFALVLIYLVLAAQFRSFRDPLIVLLGSVPLAISGALLFSWLDLTTINIYSQVGLITLVGLIAKNGILIVEFANTLQEQGRSKLDALREASLTRLRPVLMTSAATVFGHLPLVFVHGPGSAARNSIGIVLVAGMVIGTVFTLFVVPVFYSLIAAEHRSAEVPAWRPAEEAGARALEPAHA, from the coding sequence ATGAAATCGTTCACCGACACATTCATCCGCCACCCGGTCCTGGCGATCGTGGTGAACCTGGTGATCGTGCTGGTCGGCTGGCGTGCGCTGCAGGCGCTGCCGGTGCAGCAGTACCCGCAGACGGAGAGCACGCAGGTCGTGATCACGACCGTGTACTTCGGTGCGAGTGCCGAGACGGTACGTGGCTTTCTGACGACGCCGATCGAGCGTGCGGTCAGCGCGATCAGTGGTATCGACCACATCGAGTCGACCAGTCGTGCGGGCGTGAGCACCGTGACCGTGCGGCTGAAGCTCAACCATGATGCGACGGCGGCGCTCGCGGAGGTCACCGCGCGCCTGCAGCAGGTACGCAGCGAGCTGCCGCCGGACGCGGAGCCACCGACGGTGGACGTGCAGCGTGCGGACCGTCCGTACGCCACGTTCTACCTGAGCTTCAGCTCCAGGGAGCGGAGCATCCCCCAGGTCACCGACTACCTGATGCGGACGGTGCAGCCGCAGTTCTCGACGGTGCAGGGGGTGCAGAAGGTCTCGATCGAGGGTGGTCAGCAGATCGCGATGCGGGTGTGGATCGACCCGTCGCGACTGGCGGCGCTGAACCTGGCGCCCGGCGACATCTACGCTGCCCTGCAGCGCAACAACTACCTCGCCGCGGTCGGCCAGACCAAGGGCGACGAGGTGCAGGTCAACCTGCTGGCGAACACGGACCTGCGCACGGTCGAGGAGTTCGAGCAGCTCGTCGTTGCGGAGCGTGACGGAGCGGTCGTGCGACTGCGCGACGTCGCCAGGGTGGAGCTGGGGGCGGAGGAGGCCGAGTTCGTCGCGAAGTTCAACCATGACGAGGCGGTCTATCTCGGCGTGTACCCGCTCGTTGGTGCCAACGAGATCGAGGTAGCGCACCGGCTGTACGAGCAGATGGAGCAGATGCAGGCGTCGCTGCCGCCGGACATCGAGATGCAGATGGCGTACGACGGCACGACGTTCATGCAGGACGCGATCGCGGAGATCTCGAAGACGCTGGCCGAGACGATGCTGATCGTGGGCTTCGTCGTGTTCATGTTCATGGGCTCGATCCGCACGGCGATCGTGCCACTGGTCGCGATGCCCGTGTCGCTGATCGGTGCGACGATCGTGATGCTGGCGTTCGGCTTCAGCCTGAACCTGCTGACGATCCTGGCGATCGTGCTGGCGGTCGGACTCGTCGTCGACGATGCGATCGTCGTCGTCGAGAACGTGGAGCGGCACATCGAGCTGGGGAAGTCACGCGTGCAGGCGGCGATCGACGGAGCGCGCGAGCTGGTCGGTCCCATCATCGCGATGACGATCACGCTCGCGACCGTGTACACGCCGATCGGCTTCCAGGGCGGCCTTACGGGTGCGCTGTTCCTGGAGTTCGCGATCACGCTGGCGGCGGCCGTCGTCGTGTCGGGCTTCGTCGCGCTCACGCTGTCGCCGGTGATGAGCTCGAAATTCCTGAAGGAGCACGGCGGCCAGGGGCGGCTCACTCGCCTGGTGAACCGCGGCTTCGATGCGGTGCGTGAGCGGTACACGGGGCTGCTGGACGGTGCGCTCGAGATGCGCTGGGCCATCGTCGCTGCATCGCTGCTGATCGCGCTCGCCGCGTGGCCGATGTACACGATGTCGCGCAAGGAGCTGGCGCCGATCGAGGACCAGGGGCACATCTCGCTGTTCATGCAGGCATCGCCCGATGCCTCGCTGCCGGCGGTCAATGCCGCGTCGCACGAGGTCGTCGCGACGATGACGTCGCTGCCGGAGGCGCGCTTCATGTGGTCGCTGGCCGCGCCCTGGGGCGCGTTCGGCGGCATGGACGCGAAGCACTGGACGGAGCGCGAGCGCTCGACGGAGGAAATGTACGGCGAGGTGTATGGGCGCGTGTCGCAGATACCGTCGCTGCAGGTATTCCCGCGGCTGGATCCGCCGCTGCCCACGCCGGGCCAGTACGACGTCGAGCTGGTGCTGCAGAGCGACGTTCCGCCCGAGCAGATGCTGGAGACGGTCGGTGCGATCATCGGCGCGGGCTTCCAGAGCGGGATGTTTTTGTACGTCGATACGGACCTGAAGATCGACCTGCCGGAGGCGCGGGTGGTGCTGGACCGTGACGAGATCGCGGATCTCGGGCTGGACCTGGCAACCGTCGGCCGTGAGCTGGGCACGCTGCTGGGCGGCGGCTACGTCAACCGGTTCAACTACTTCGACCGCAGCTACAAGGTCATTCCGCAGATCAACCTGGAGGACCGCGCGACGGTTGCTGCGGCGCTGGACCTGAAGATCCCCACGCCGTCCGGTGCGATGGTGCCGGTGTCGTCGTTTGCGCGGATCGAGACGAGTGCAGCGCCGCGCACGCTGAACCGGTTCCAGCAGCGCAACGCGGTACGGGTGTTCGGCGGTGTGATGCCCGGTGTCACCAAGGACGAGGGGCTGCAGGTGCTGGAGAATGCGGCGCTCGCGGCGGCGGGGCCGGGTGTCACGATCGACTATGCGGGCGAGTCGCGGCAGATCCGGCACGAGGGCTCGGCACTGACGCAGACGCTCGGCTTCGCGCTGGTCCTGATCTATCTCGTGCTCGCCGCGCAGTTCCGCAGCTTCCGTGATCCGCTGATCGTGCTGCTCGGCTCTGTGCCGCTCGCGATCTCGGGTGCGCTGCTGTTCAGCTGGCTGGATCTGACGACCATCAACATCTATTCGCAGGTCGGGCTGATCACACTGGTCGGGCTGATCGCGAAGAACGGAATATTGATCGTGGAGTTCGCAAACACACTGCAGGAGCAGGGGCGCAGCAAGCTGGATGCGCTGCGTGAAGCGTCGCTCACGCGATTGCGCCCCGTTCTCATGACATCCGCGGCGACGGTGTTCGGGCACCTGCCACTCGTGTTCGTGCACGGCCCGGGGTCCGCTGCGCGCAACAGCATCGGCATCGTGCTCGTCGCCGGCATGGTGATCGGCACGGTCTTCACGCTGTTCGTCGTGCCGGTGTTCTACTCGCTGATCGCCGCGGAGCATCGGTCGGCGGAGGTCCCGGCCTGGAGGCCGGCAGAGGAGGCGGGCGCGCGTGCGCTCGAGCCGGCGCATGCGTAG
- a CDS encoding metalloregulator ArsR/SmtB family transcription factor, which translates to MFVEHGKTGTLAPGQFERIAKALADPRRFSLLQQIARADSCPYQKLCEFFPVTKATISHHMKELVSAGLVETEKEGQYVHARVVPGVIEAYSLELTRRVGGA; encoded by the coding sequence ATGTTCGTTGAGCACGGGAAGACTGGTACTCTGGCGCCCGGCCAGTTCGAGCGCATTGCCAAGGCGCTCGCGGATCCGAGGCGCTTCAGCCTGCTGCAGCAGATCGCACGGGCGGACAGCTGTCCGTACCAGAAGCTGTGTGAGTTCTTTCCCGTGACCAAGGCGACCATCTCGCATCACATGAAGGAGCTCGTCTCGGCGGGGCTGGTCGAGACGGAGAAGGAAGGGCAGTACGTGCATGCGCGGGTGGTGCCCGGAGTGATCGAGGCGTATTCGCTGGAGCTGACCAGGCGGGTCGGTGGGGCGTAG
- a CDS encoding TolC family protein: MRSERIANTVALVLVVTAAGASAAGAQEPVRQMHEPRPEQRRVVLAAPPAPDEAPQQSADAWDADPLGFWNALGDTTLSRLIRAGLDANREVDAAEARIAAARAVRTGAALDLAPTITADAAYSRQRLASASMPGLSGSLPDRDIWEAGVQLSWELDLFGRNRNALQGHGALLDAAEEDVRGAHVIVVAEVARAYFELRGLEERLAVARRNAQNQESSLELTRNLLEAGRGTALDTERAQAQLSSTLAEIPALEAGISAAQHRLSVLLARAPGQGDVLQPAAKHEFELPAQLQLPDEDDAVRRRPDVRSAASRVAAQREFVSSAKASYLPRIAIGGVAGYTASELDAFGNSGTPRYAVGPVISWPLFDIGRVKTGVDEARAHQREAAAQHQQAVLRAQEEVQTSLDAYHSARERLRHLEDAAAASERATELARLRFEEGGADFLEVLDAESRQLAAQDRLAAGRTEARAWLVAVYRAVGGMVLPAR; the protein is encoded by the coding sequence ATGCGTAGTGAGCGCATCGCCAACACCGTGGCTCTCGTTCTCGTCGTGACAGCGGCGGGAGCGAGCGCCGCCGGTGCACAGGAGCCCGTCCGGCAGATGCACGAGCCGCGACCGGAACAACGACGGGTGGTGCTTGCTGCGCCGCCAGCACCGGACGAGGCTCCGCAGCAGAGCGCGGACGCGTGGGACGCGGACCCGCTCGGGTTCTGGAACGCACTTGGTGACACGACGTTGTCGCGGCTGATCCGTGCGGGCCTGGACGCGAACCGGGAGGTCGATGCTGCCGAGGCCCGGATCGCAGCGGCGCGCGCAGTCCGGACGGGGGCGGCGCTGGACCTCGCGCCGACGATCACGGCGGACGCCGCGTACAGCCGGCAGCGGCTGGCCAGTGCGAGCATGCCCGGTCTGAGCGGCTCGCTGCCGGATCGTGACATCTGGGAGGCCGGCGTGCAGCTCTCCTGGGAGCTGGACCTGTTCGGGCGCAACCGCAATGCGCTGCAGGGTCACGGCGCGCTGCTGGACGCAGCGGAGGAGGACGTGCGTGGCGCACATGTGATCGTGGTGGCCGAAGTTGCACGTGCCTATTTCGAGCTGCGTGGCCTGGAGGAGCGGCTCGCGGTGGCGCGTCGCAACGCGCAGAACCAGGAGTCCAGCCTGGAACTGACGCGCAACCTGCTGGAAGCCGGTCGCGGCACTGCACTGGATACGGAACGCGCGCAGGCGCAGCTCAGCTCGACGCTGGCGGAGATTCCCGCGCTCGAAGCGGGGATCAGTGCGGCGCAGCACCGACTCAGCGTGCTGCTCGCACGTGCGCCCGGCCAGGGCGACGTCCTGCAGCCGGCTGCGAAGCATGAGTTCGAGCTGCCGGCTCAGCTGCAGCTTCCGGACGAGGACGACGCGGTGCGACGTCGCCCGGACGTACGCAGCGCAGCAAGTCGCGTCGCCGCACAGCGCGAGTTCGTCAGCTCGGCGAAGGCGAGCTACCTGCCGCGCATCGCGATCGGCGGTGTGGCCGGCTACACGGCAAGCGAGCTCGACGCGTTCGGCAACAGCGGCACGCCCCGCTATGCGGTCGGCCCTGTCATCTCGTGGCCGCTGTTCGATATCGGTCGCGTGAAGACCGGCGTCGACGAGGCCCGGGCGCATCAGCGGGAAGCGGCCGCGCAGCACCAGCAGGCCGTGCTGCGGGCGCAGGAGGAGGTGCAGACGTCGCTCGACGCCTACCACAGCGCGCGCGAGCGGCTGCGCCACCTGGAGGACGCCGCGGCCGCGAGCGAGCGGGCAACCGAACTGGCGCGGCTGCGCTTCGAGGAGGGCGGCGCGGACTTCCTCGAGGTGCTCGACGCCGAGAGCCGCCAGCTCGCGGCACAGGACCGGCTGGCGGCAGGACGGACCGAAGCACGGGCATGGCTGGTGGCGGTGTACCGCGCCGTGGGCGGGATGGTACTGCCGGCCCGATAG
- a CDS encoding efflux RND transporter periplasmic adaptor subunit: protein MASQIRNKSRAWLRSAVLFGGIVVVGGGIVALRDVFGEGAHAEAVMAEPAQVVTASVAQSRTHRGSTTAIGTVLATRSITLRNELPGTVRWVGLKSGQVVGAGTVLVALDVSVEEAELRALQARADLAQTTLERTQRMAARQAVSAIELDNARAERDVALAEIARIEAVIARKTIRAPFRARVGIADVHPGQFLEAGALLTTLQGVDDEVNVDFTVPQDIAATLRPGGQVEVVVGEDEALVVPAQIVAVDARVDPVTRNAVVRARIRDALDRLAPGSSVRVRVGVGAEVPAVTVPVTALRKGPGGDHVFVLADVDGQTRAQLRRVESGPVVGDSVVILSGLEAGERIAASGSFKLRDGVLVQVSDGTQSAQAGR from the coding sequence ATGGCGAGTCAGATTCGAAACAAATCACGCGCCTGGCTGCGGTCGGCGGTGCTCTTCGGCGGGATCGTGGTGGTGGGCGGCGGGATCGTCGCGCTGCGCGATGTATTCGGTGAGGGTGCGCATGCCGAGGCGGTCATGGCGGAGCCGGCGCAGGTCGTGACTGCATCGGTTGCACAGTCGCGGACGCATCGCGGCTCGACGACAGCGATCGGGACAGTGCTGGCGACCCGATCGATCACGTTGCGCAACGAGTTGCCGGGCACGGTCCGCTGGGTGGGGCTGAAGTCGGGGCAGGTCGTGGGGGCCGGCACGGTGCTCGTTGCGCTGGACGTTTCGGTGGAGGAGGCGGAGTTGCGGGCGCTGCAGGCTCGGGCGGATCTGGCGCAGACGACGCTGGAGCGGACGCAGCGGATGGCGGCGCGGCAGGCGGTGTCGGCGATCGAGCTGGACAATGCGCGGGCGGAGCGTGACGTCGCGCTCGCGGAGATCGCGCGCATCGAGGCGGTGATCGCGCGCAAGACGATCCGTGCGCCGTTCCGTGCGCGGGTCGGCATCGCGGACGTCCATCCCGGACAGTTCCTGGAGGCGGGCGCACTGCTGACGACGCTGCAGGGTGTGGACGACGAGGTGAACGTCGACTTCACGGTTCCGCAGGATATCGCGGCGACACTGCGTCCGGGCGGCCAGGTGGAGGTGGTCGTCGGTGAGGATGAGGCCCTGGTCGTACCGGCGCAGATCGTCGCGGTGGATGCGCGCGTGGATCCGGTCACGCGCAACGCGGTGGTGCGTGCACGGATCCGTGATGCGCTCGACCGGCTGGCCCCCGGGTCGTCGGTGCGTGTCCGGGTCGGCGTGGGCGCCGAGGTGCCCGCGGTGACGGTTCCGGTGACGGCTCTGCGCAAGGGTCCGGGCGGTGATCACGTGTTCGTGCTGGCGGACGTGGACGGTCAGACGCGCGCGCAGCTGCGGCGAGTCGAGTCCGGCCCGGTCGTCGGCGATTCCGTGGTCATCCTTTCCGGCCTGGAAGCCGGTGAGCGCATCGCGGCATCCGGTTCGTTCAAGCTGCGTGATGGTGTGCTGGTCCAGGTCAGTGACGGAACGCAGTCGGCGCAGGCGGGGAGGTGA
- a CDS encoding RagB/SusD family nutrient uptake outer membrane protein: protein MTTSRALSAARRASVLAVAVLAGACADLDIANTNAPTVETLTGSPSRDVMARAATGIFSNAYNDVAATIQFYALYGREGYNLAGNDPRELEEQIAGPPDPTGRNSGIWTGQYSAIRTINTYLDALPRATGLSAEEISASEGMAKTMGAWHFARLAVRTGEFGIPMDVNRPISAEPAPFVSFADALAAVSTMLDDAYADLQAGGGSFPFNVGPGFEDFSTPETFARFNRALAAKVLVWRATFNDCAACWAQAQQALDASFITDGGLPGSLGDGVYYGYSTSSGEPANPVSEPLTSDRYWVHPSIVTGAQLRAGGEPDLRLTSKVMDAGRSHSLTSPTGTLTGTHKPVMFNDATNPAQADLGTDVPWIINEELLLLRAEIRWHNGDRPGAIEDINLIRQHAGGLPPTALTAASPDDDFISELLYNRLYSLMWSQGTRWIDARRYDRLDTLPVDRQGDYLYPSMIVPAAECDARGLTVPCEPL, encoded by the coding sequence ATGACAACAAGCAGAGCGCTGTCCGCAGCGCGACGCGCATCGGTGCTCGCCGTCGCGGTGCTCGCGGGCGCATGCGCAGACCTGGACATCGCCAACACCAACGCACCGACCGTCGAGACGCTGACCGGTTCGCCGTCGCGTGACGTGATGGCGCGCGCCGCCACGGGCATTTTCTCCAATGCCTACAACGACGTCGCGGCGACCATACAGTTCTACGCCCTCTACGGTCGTGAGGGCTACAACCTCGCCGGCAACGATCCGCGCGAGCTCGAGGAGCAGATCGCCGGGCCGCCTGACCCGACCGGGCGCAACTCGGGTATCTGGACGGGCCAGTACTCGGCGATCCGTACCATCAACACGTACCTCGACGCGCTGCCGCGCGCGACGGGGCTGTCCGCCGAGGAGATCAGTGCCTCCGAAGGCATGGCGAAGACCATGGGCGCCTGGCACTTCGCCCGCCTCGCCGTGCGCACAGGCGAGTTCGGGATCCCCATGGACGTGAACCGCCCGATCTCGGCAGAGCCGGCGCCGTTCGTGTCCTTCGCGGACGCACTCGCTGCCGTGTCGACCATGCTGGATGACGCGTACGCGGACCTGCAGGCAGGCGGGGGCTCGTTCCCCTTCAACGTGGGACCGGGCTTCGAAGATTTCAGCACGCCGGAAACGTTCGCCCGGTTCAACCGCGCGCTCGCCGCAAAGGTGCTCGTCTGGCGCGCCACGTTCAACGACTGCGCCGCATGCTGGGCGCAGGCGCAGCAGGCGCTGGACGCATCCTTCATCACCGATGGGGGACTGCCGGGATCACTGGGCGACGGGGTGTACTACGGGTACTCGACGTCGTCGGGTGAGCCGGCCAACCCGGTTTCCGAGCCGCTCACCAGCGACCGGTACTGGGTGCACCCGTCCATCGTCACCGGCGCACAGCTGCGTGCTGGCGGTGAGCCCGACCTGCGACTCACCAGCAAGGTGATGGACGCCGGCCGGTCGCACAGCCTCACCAGCCCGACCGGCACCCTCACCGGCACGCACAAGCCGGTCATGTTCAACGACGCGACCAACCCCGCGCAGGCCGACCTCGGAACCGACGTTCCGTGGATCATCAACGAGGAGCTGCTGCTGCTCCGCGCCGAGATCCGCTGGCACAACGGTGACCGCCCGGGCGCGATCGAGGACATCAACCTGATTCGCCAGCACGCCGGTGGACTCCCGCCGACCGCGCTCACGGCCGCAAGCCCCGACGACGACTTCATCTCCGAGCTGCTCTACAACCGGCTCTACTCACTGATGTGGTCGCAGGGAACGCGCTGGATCGATGCACGTCGCTACGACAGGCTCGACACCCTGCCGGTCGATCGCCAGGGCGATTACCTGTATCCGAGCATGATCGTGCCGGCCGCAGAGTGCGACGCGCGCGGACTGACGGTGCCGTGCGAGCCGTTGTGA